In the Salvia splendens isolate huo1 chromosome 16, SspV2, whole genome shotgun sequence genome, aataattgcgagcctaatagcagtgacggcccatcagcccaaaacccaagaaagagtatcagttcggcacaaccaaagagttcggtcacagcctatagctcggtaaaagccgaccaatcgagctcaactctcagatcggcaaaagctgatcggcaaagttcagcagttcggtctcagtattcgaccgaacaaggagatagtggacccatgcaggatctccacgacctccattacacccacgatctatttagtggtattaagcagttatcaacccccctaccagggctgcaaaccacgatcttagttcgaatgtataaatagaacttagatcagatagaccagggttaagttctctagatcctgaatctcatatagcaaatcagtattgtaatctgtaagctagatcaagcaatacaaatttgccctctattcttcccgtggacgtagatttacctcagtaaatcgaaccacgtaattttcagtgttgtgatcttcatttattacttgcatttattcccatcaaaaattcgctaaatcatcagaCGCAAGTCACGCGTGCTGTAGTTCAATGGGGTACTAGTATTTTGTGTGAGTGATCCACCATATCACTGACTAATCAATAGCCTAGCACTAGGACTAATAAAAAATATCTTATGCCATGTCATTAGGATTAATCATAGCACTGTCACATCACTAGGACTAATCACAACACAATAATAGCCTTGCACTAGGACTAGCCGACGCCCTAACTAAtaaaacaaattcacaaatagcATTAGCCGATCACTCGTCCGTCGCGTCACCACAATAGCGGATGGACGAGCAATCGGCTGACGCCGGCCACCGCAAATGAACGCTCGTCCGTCACCCGTTAGCCGGCTCCAATAGTGGACGAACGAGACGGACGAACTGCTAGCCGGTCGCTCGTTCGTCCACTATTGTGTCAATAGCACGTCCTACAattaaacaaagaaaagaaaattataacgaaataaatacaattaattttgaataagACTATTCATCCTTTCAACAGTAGATGTAAATGACACTCCACTCTTTATTCCGCCCCactaaaaaacataaaatgaaagaaaaatcaaaataattttttaacatTTTGCAGGGACATTAGCTTAACGTACAATACTGgtatatatgtgtatgtgtatggaGACCATTGGCAAATTTGGCAATAAAACGAAGAGGATTACTCATTCCAACCGCCTCTggtctctctccctctccttttttctctcttgCCCTTCACAGACTCGGTGCTTGTAGCATTTTTGCAGCAAACACTCAAGTGTAAGAGCAAGAAATGGACCAAAATCAAGAACTTGCAGTAGCCCAGCTGAGGAGAGCAGTTCACAATCTTGGCTCTTCCACTGAGGTACTCTTTCATCTTTCACAAACTTAAAAAtcattactttttttatttgacaaaaAGGGATAATTAATTTTTGTGCAGACATATGGGGATATAACCTTGACGAGATTCTTGATTGCAAGATCATTCGACATAGACAAGACTGCAAAGATGTTTGTGCAGTGGAGGGAGTGGAGGGCTTCCTTTGTGCCCCTAAATTCCATCCCTGAATCTGAAATTCCCGATGAACTCAGCGGAGAAAAGATATTTTTGCAGGGCCTCTCCACAAAAGGGCACCCTTTGCTCATTTGCAAAGCTAACAAGCATTTTCCTTCCAAGGATGCACTTCAATTCAAGAGTTAGTAACTTTTTTTTGCTGTTTAGGTTTTtgaatttgatttcttagtttgtATAGATTTGATAATGGAGTTTAGGGTGTTGCATTTTCCTAGCTTTTTTGTCTTGTGATCTGGCCTAATGCATAGTTAAGGTTATCTTTTTGTTGCTTAAGATGGTGATGATAGGTTAAAGAATTTTGGAGAAGTTTACTATGTCCATGATTAGGCAATATCAATTATCAACCACCTACTAACAGTATCTTGATGAACTTTTTGGGCTTGTTTTGTTAACAGATGGTTTGGTATGATAAGGCTATTTGCCGACTAGTTGGTATCGTCTGCATGAATAAGTGGTGGAAGTTGCTGTTTTGGACTAGCTTTCTATACCTTTTATCTATATGTGCTGAACTTTGGAAAAAATGTTGTCCTGATCATTGGTTGAGAGTTTAAGAGAGGGTTGTTGAATTGGTGTCGACTATTGTTGGATAGGTATGTGGGCCTAGTTGAGTGCTTTTACAAGATGAGATTTTGCTAGACATAAGCACATGTTATGAGGCATACATATCATGATCTATTTTGGGAATGTCGTGTCCTCTTGTATTTGTATACTTATAGGCTGTAGTGCCTCCTTTGAACAGAAAGATAAACAAACACCAATAACTGTATTGAATGAGTTTCGAGATATATTCTTAAACGAAACAATGGTTAAGGGATGGTCAATACCTTCCGAACCCAACCCTTTACTGAATAAGGTGACTTAAAAATTTGTTTCTGATGCAAACGTTTCTCGTGGTGCAGAATTTGTGGTTCACCTGCTTGACAAAACCATAGCAAGGTATAGTTTTCAGTAAACTCCTGCCAAGGAAACCATACATTTGTTAACTGAGTTAAAAATGAAAGTTCATTTTGCAATTCTCTTCAAGTCATTCAAGTAGCTGGCCTGGAGAAGGAAAATGGCTCAGAAGAGAGTGGCCATACTAACTATGTCTATGCCTATGATAGTATATTCCTCATTCATTTTTCGCTGGCCTTGAATGTTTTCGTTACTGCTGGCTTTAAGCTGTTTGTGGTTATGAAAAAAATTCATTGTTTCATGAGATACATCCATATAGCTTCAAGTTATGTTTTGAAATATTCGTCATTTCCTTCATTTCAGTGGCTTTAGAGGCAAAGAAATAGGAAATGAGAAGTTGATTGCCATTCTTGATCTACAACAGATTGGCTACAAGAACGTTGATGCTCGTGGCTTAATTACTTGTTTTCAGTTCTTGCAAGTATGTGCTCCCGTTATTGTTTTCAGATTACCTGTTTTCAGTTCTGGTacgatcactactatatatatgtatactgaTTGTGTCATTATGATTCGTCTGCATAGGCTTATTATCCCGAGCGCCTAGCCAAATGTTACCTGCTACACATGCCTGGATTTTTTGTGCGCGTTTGGAGACTGGTTTCGCGCTTCATTGAAAAAGCAACTTTGGAAAAGGTATAGAACAGGATATTGAGGAAGGCATAATCTTTTATGATCATAAGGATTCATCTGGTTTTAGATTACACATCGTACTAAATAGGCATTCAGTATACTTCCAGATCGTGATTGTGACAAACGAGGAGGAACGAGAGGAATTCATTAGGGAAGTTGGAGAGGAAGTGCTGCCAGAGGAGTATGGTGGGAAAGCAGAGCTGATACTTGTTCAAGATGTTGAGCTTCAGCCATTAACGGAATCGGAA is a window encoding:
- the LOC121772379 gene encoding CRAL-TRIO domain-containing protein YKL091C-like isoform X1; this translates as MDQNQELAVAQLRRAVHNLGSSTETYGDITLTRFLIARSFDIDKTAKMFVQWREWRASFVPLNSIPESEIPDELSGEKIFLQGLSTKGHPLLICKANKHFPSKDALQFKKFVVHLLDKTIASGFRGKEIGNEKLIAILDLQQIGYKNVDARGLITCFQFLQAYYPERLAKCYLLHMPGFFVRVWRLVSRFIEKATLEKIVIVTNEEEREEFIREVGEEVLPEEYGGKAELILVQDVELQPLTESE
- the LOC121772379 gene encoding phosphatidylinositol transfer protein 3-like isoform X2, whose product is MDQNQELAVAQLRRAVHNLGSSTETYGDITLTRFLIARSFDIDKTAKMFVQWREWRASFVPLNSIPESEIPDELSGEKIFLQGLSTKGHPLLICKANKHFPSKDALQFKKFVVHLLDKTIASGFRGKEIGNEKLIAILDLQQIGYKNVDARGLITCFQFLQAYYPERLAKCYLLHMPGFFVRVWRLVSRFIEKATLEKYTSRS